TAACCTTTATTGAATatgaattttgtatttatgtccaAAAAAATCCATACAAATTCACTTTCAtttcaagaaatattttcatatgttCGAAAAATTAGCAAACTCTTTAAAGACCGGTGGAGATGGGCACCGACCGCAAACGACACAACGGATGGAGTAAATATGCCCAGCCTGTATGTGGTGATGTAATGCAGTCCCTGAAATATACCAAAATCAAAGAAGCTTTCTGTTAAGTCTGAGGTCCTACGAGTCGAGGGTTAGTTTAGAGGTGGTACCGTGACATTGCTTTTGAACAGTTGTGTATTGGTTTGCTACATGAAAATCCAAAtccaaaaaaatccaaaatatctCAGACCGATATGGACTTAGATTCTTTCAAAACatctgttcattaaaaaaaaggaaaaagatttGGGCCACCCAGAACCTAAGGGCCCTGGGCTACAACCCCGCTAAGCCCTTCCTGAAGTCCGACTTAGGGTGgagcctttctttttttagagaGGCGTAGCAGCTAAGGCCCGTTTGCTTCTCAAGAAAGTGTTGTTGAATTTCTTAACCTCTTCTGAGCTGATTGTGACTCATCTGTTTCATAATGAAACATTGTGAATGATAAGGATTTATAATGATTATCActcaactataaaaacaaatagttgtttttatttcccttcaGGAATTTTACATTGCTCAAAAGCTTTGTATTTCAACCTTTCTGGTTGACACTTAGCTATTATTGCAATCTtatattaaaaccatttttaaactactttggACAAATTAACCAGGTATGGCACAAAATACTAAACAAATTACAAGCCCTCAGAGACCCTTGGTATATAACGGTAAGAGAAAAGGCTATCAGAGAATAAGCAGGTGTGCTGGGAAAGACCCACGGGCTTCGGGGAGAGGAGAGATCAATAACTAATTTCAGTACAGAGCTTCACTCGCACTGTTTTTCCAATAAACGTTGGATGGAGAGTTACTGGCTTAGCCCTACCCCCACTATCTCTGTTCCATCACCTTCCACTAGCAGGGATTGGAGACCGTGGAAGAGGcttgtttctgtcactgctgtGCACATCTGCGTGGTCAGGATTCTGCTCTCGCAACTAATGTATGGTGTACATCTAAACCAATGGTGCTTTCTTTCATATGTCCTCTATGAGCGCACTCTCTCAACCGTTCCACGCATCCTATCCATGTATCtctaatggggttttttttctctctctctctcttcttcctccttcaACCGCCTCCCatcttccctccctccctccctggTCCGACCAGGGCCAGCGTTGAGGTTTTGTCAAGAGCATGCAGGCAGATTCAGACGGACAGGAGAGTGAAGCGTGTGTCATGcagctctctgctgctgctgctgaggctcTTCTCCTCAGAGGCTGTGACCTAGATAACCAAGAGGAGCTGGAGCGCCTGCAAGCCTTGGAGCCACTCCAGCTTCAGCAATGTCAGGAAGGGGTTAGTTGTATAACACACAATGTCCCATTTAGTTTAGTCGGCACACGTACACTTATACATGAACACATGTGTATCCTATGGTCCTTCCTACACCGTCGTAgtgaagatttatttattttattttttatgcgtTTCTCTTAAGCGGAGTGTGAGGGAAAGAAGAGGATTCATCTGtatttaatcagaaacattagGAATGCTTGGTAAAGCTTTCTACTTCAGCAGCCACATTATGTCAAAGCTACAAAAGGCAGACTCTTCCTGctgtgctgctgcctttaactCGCGCCGCTTTATTTAGCAGCTATTCTGAGGTTTGGTGTATGAGCACAACCATGTGGTACATACATGGCATTAATTATTCCCCTTGTGCAGGTAGCCTGTGAGTGCAGCGCTCCTATCTGGCGCtatactgccacctactggacAATTAGAGGCCGGAGTAGTTTTTACAGAATGCAAAGAAGTGTAAAAACAAGCCAATAGAAAAGTGttgatcacatttttttttattccaatatAATATGGAAAAACGTACATAAATGACACAACACAGCATCACCACAAAAAGGCCATAAGATATAGATGGATTCTACTCCAATGGAACAAGTTtaacagacaaagaaaaaaaaaatcttagatcATTGTGTGTACTGCTGTGATTCAACACTGCCTTCACATGGTTTCATTTTGTACTGcagcatttttaattatttacatttagctgtacaaacaaaaaaaaggttgtaaaaatattagtatttcaaagtaaaaaaaaggggggggcaggggaaaagaaagaataatttAGAACAAAAAAGGCATTAAGGTTTTGTCaccttttgtttaatttgcaaACAGCTAAATTTACAATTTCATTTCAGGGTAATTAGTTTCTATTAACCTTGAGTGTGTTGGGGTTTGAAGCAGGCCCAGCCAGCCTTTGGGGTGTAGGTGAGCTCCGGAAGCAGAAACTCTTTCAGTCTGTCTGGTAAAGGCAATGCTTTTACTCTGTCCACCAGTGGCCAGGGCTGTAGGAAGCTCCTTATAAATGCCCTACAAAGGCAACGTAGAGGCGGGGGGCTTCCTTCACGCTCCACTACGCGATTGTGTAGGCCTATTAGAGCCTGAGCGTACGGGTGAGAGTCCAGGTTGGCCACAGGGAGCTCCACCTTCGAAGGCAGATTCAGCGTTGGGACATTTACCCTCGCCAAGTCCAGCAACATCTCTGCTTGCTCCAAGAGCTCAGCGGCGTGACTCTGATCGGTGCAGCGCAGCAGGGCGGTTTGAAGCCTCTGGAAGAGGAGGCTGTAACCCGACCAACAGGAGGAACTGTGGTGGGAGCAGACCAGAGAGGCTCCGCTCTGGATAAGGAGCACGGCCAGAGGAAAGAGCAAGTCGAAGTGCTCCAGGCTCGTCTGCATCAGCGAGGAATCGCCGTCCTCGTTCATGCAGCAGCTGGGGTCCACGCCGTGGGACAGTAGGAGCTGCGTGGCTTTGAGGCAGAATTTACCGATTTCAGCGGCATCCTCCGCGCTGGCATCCAGAGCCTCCGTCACCAGGAACACCAAGGACGACTCCACCGTTTCGCCGTCTACAGTGGCAGCGTTGACGTCGGCCCCTTGAGACGAGGGatacagcaacaacaaacagataaaaatacataaacccCGAACGtattcttacattttatttcgGTTTGTCACTTGAAAGAGCAATAAAACCTCATCGCATTTTATTGCTCTTTCACGTGACAAAccgaaataaaataaatcacaactCTGAAGTGAACTTCCAGATTTCATgcaacactaaaaaaaaaacccttaagaGTGGTGTGCATCAGCAATCAGCCCTCTTGAGCCTATACTTTGGAGAACCACTGATTGCTGCATACTATATATAGCTAAGTGTTTTGGAGCATGTCTCTACAGGATCAGAATTTTTTTGCACATAGCTCATGCTCAGACTGAATGGTTATCATCTCCGAtcattaatttgtaattttttcagGTTAcacttttagtaaaaaaataaataagtaaaaccCATAAGTCCGTTCTGCTCTATTTTAGAGTTATGCTCTAACATGAGGTtgcaatgtaacaaaataaaaaaaagttcacactGCATGACTAAAAAAAGTTAGATAAAACAAATTAGAGTAATTATTTCTTGCATTAACTTATTGTTTTCTTGAGCTGTTTGGAGGAAATAACACAAACCTCTGCTAATACCGATAATCAGTTAGGTTCATGCATTTCTCGGCTACATAGGTTTCATTTCAGACAAAGTTCCTAAAGGTGGATTAAGTTGTTTTCAGCAAACATTTCTTAACACCAGCATGGTTTTTATAAGACAGCGAAATATATCTCATGTTGTTACATTACTTTCTTCTGATTTCGGATAAACGgagttcaaacacaaaatatgaaaaaattacAACAGAGATTAAACAAACTCTTAATAGGAAATATCTGAAACTTACTTGGATGAGCTGCCGTAGCCTAAACTGAACCCAAAACTTCCTCCTGATCCTCAAGGATTTAAAGAGGCTGCCGGCTTGTGAATAATCAGGGGAGACAGCTGCAGAagcaattgtttttttctcctttcttttttttttttttagcttttgtaaCGCTACCTCAGACGACCCCTGATGGcggttttaattttcttctggAGGCTGAACAATCATCGCGGAGACTTGTGCTCCCCCTCAGCCGTTGTGCGGTGGAGTCAAAGAATTTCTCCCAGGAAAATGATTACAAGTTTGTTCTGCAAGATTCTCAGAACTCTGAAACTACTTTGCGAGATTGTATTTTGACCCATTTTGTACAACCGACTGTGGGAGTTTTGCTCTAGATAATAAAAGACGTCCGTCTCTGCCTCGTGCCTGCAGGAGTGTTATTGATCAGAACTTGAACTGTTTCAGCAACAACCAAGTTGGAGAGAATGTTCTACAACAGGTAGATTGTTGTTGAAGCTGTGCTGTCATGCTGGTTGTATAAGGGTTCTGAACAGCTCTAACGTTTAATCACTATTTTGTGGTCTTCATTGGTACTGTGACTAAGTCCTACCTGACTCACCATTCTGCACATTCAGGATGCTGAAGCATCAGTTGTTCTTGACAGCCAAAAATGGACAATTTTCctaatatttatcattttcgTAAAGAATGTCTTATTATAATTTCGATTTATTATGGaaacaataaattccaattaatgatgttttaaaacctcaaaactGGCTGTAAAgtcaaaattgttatttttactgtttactCCCCTGCTTgttccatcaataaatatcaataacaGTTACAGTGTTCAGTTCATGTCCCTTTTGTCCAGGAGAAGCCTATTTAAAAGTGGGTATGTACTTTATTAAGAGAAGTGTTTGTGGTCACAGAAAAGATCGTCGCTTTTATTGTTAGCAAAatattgatatatatttttgtttatatcgCCCATCTCTATCGATggatattttttccccacaagAGTTTCTGAAGGACAGCCTagtgtttctaaaaatataatgtACGGAACCTTTCTGCTGTGGTGCTGGGttaatgttagcatgtttacattttgttagaAATGGaattgttgataatttggcttgTAAACAGAGATGGTTTTTCTCCTGCTCGGCTTTTAATGGCACAAAAATAGATGACCATTGATTTAGCTGCTTTCTGTGCAGCTTTACCCAACACCAGTAGGTAAGAGATGCGGCAATCACTCCATCACTCTTTACATCATTATAAAAGGGATAAACCAAAACCATCTAAGTTGTTAGGGAAATCCAAAACAATATGGATGGTTTTGTGAACAGTTTTGTGCACAAACACAATTGGCACTTTTTATGTGCATAAAATAACAGGCAGCAGACAAACATCAGAGGCTGAGTTCCTTTAAGGGCTCTGATCATTTAAAGAAAGCCTTGATCAAAACCCACATCCAATGCTTTGATCAGATTAGATTAAGTTAATTACGCTTGTAGCATTTGAAGTTTGAATTAACACTTGACCAACCAAAGAGAGAACAGACAAACACGGAGAAGCTGGAGACCATTTAAGAGTCAGCTGTACCTCTCTCCAGTAAAAGCCGGATGTTCTCTGTGTTGTGCACAGTCAGTCCATCGCTGCTTGCTAATGCGTGGAGCAAAGGCGTTTTCCCTTTAATAAAAAAGACCAAAGCAATAACACTTTAGAGTAAATAGATGTATGAGCTGATGTGCTTCAGCAAGAAAGCAACATACCATGTTTGTCCCTTGAATTTACATCTGCACCAAGGTCCAGCAATGTGATCAGGCAAGGCAGTCTCTCTGACTCTTCACTCGCAAGGTCCAAGGGACTGCTCTCGTGGATCTGCAGATGTGTAGTAGATGCTTTATTCACCATAATACAGATTCAGGAAGGCGATAAATTGGGAGAAAGCAAGACAGAAACTCACCCTGTCCCTCTTTTCAATGTCCGCTCCATGTCCAACCAGCAGCCTCACCATGTCTGGCCTGTTCCTTAAAACGGCTATATGTAGAGGATTGTAGTATGACACAGGGTCTagacagaggaaaaaacataataatcttcaaagtgatttttttaatctaatagACAGTTTATATatttgcacacacaaaaaaagcggacaaataactaaatgtacattttatctTTGCTTTGCTTCTCTGAAAGCTTGTGGCCTATATTTTTAGTATGAATGGAATTAAGAGGAAAAACTAGAAAACAGGGAATCTGGAGCACTTTGCATGCTTTGTCAGAACATTTGTCAGTGCCAACTCACAGGAGAGAGGTATTCAGGAGAAGCGAGAGATGAATAAAGGAGCCTCTGCATGGATCCACTAATTATGTCCCACAGGACACGCATGTCTTAAACCACAAGAGGTCACTACAGCAAAGTTTAAGCTGAAGCCTGGTTGTGTAGCAACATTGAAAGAATCTGTTGCTGCACAGGGAAGTCTGTGGTATGTCTTGCTTCCTGTATGGGTAATGTGTACGGCTATTTGGATAAGCAAAGATCATCAGAAAGGTCCTCTCAAGTTTCATCTAGTGATGAAGCTACAGAATAGAGCTTTGCATACAGAAAAATGattcataaaaagtttttacCTTCAGGTTCAATGGTGTCTATGGAAAAATCCATTGATTTCTATGAGTAGCTAATTGAGCTCTGTATCCAAATAATCATTATATTGGTATAGAAGTGTAAATAAAGCCCCTGCGAAGGCATAAGCAGTCAATATCTGAAAACTTTTGGTGCAAAGAGATACTGAGGGGCTTGGCCAAGTGAGGGGATGAGCATAGAAAAATAAGCAGGGCTGTAGTCAAGATCAGGGAAAGCACGGTTGCTAACTTAACaattttttccttcaaaaaacCAAGTAGTGCACCCCCTCAAAAAAAGCCAGCCTCATTAGTCCAGTGCtgaacaaagtttgtttttgggttttttttaactgtgattgttcttatttaaaaagaattggAGAGATGCCGAAGTGTTGTTggttatttttcctttcttttcctgTAAATGGGACAGAAAAGATCACAAAGCAACTTTTGTTTCCAAATCATCATTCAGGTTGAGCTGGAGTGATGAAGGAGGGTAGAACTAAACTTTATTAGTATTtctaacactttttttcttatttgactAAACTTTACAAGTATTTCTAATaccttttttcttatttgtgtgcaaaactttaatGATAATTAACCAAAACTTCACAAATTTGTCCGAATGCAGTTTGTGATTCCATTTTTGAGGGGTCCAAAAATatgggagcaaaaaaaaaaccataagtCCACTATTAAAAACAAGGCAGTAATTGCTGACTTTGCTCCACTGTTCATTAATTTGTCGTAACTACAAGACTACATaatacaacgaatatttgataatactagTAACACACTTTACCCAACAGTCAGAGTTGCACAAAACTCTACACTCATGGAAATAAATGTGGCATCTGTGAAACAACCTATGAATGCTCACCTTCAAAATTTATATCAGCTCCATATCGTAGGAGGATCTTGGCTGCATACACCAGTCCCCTCTCTGCCACTTTAAACAGGGCGTAGCTGATGCCTTCCAGGAACACCTCAGACTGGGACTcttgctgcagcagctccaccaAAGAGCTACACCGACTGGACTCTTCCTCTGGACTTTTCACaataaagaagaaacaagacatgtttaaaaataataatagtaaacgCCACTCTAATGAGTTActttttcaatgtaaaaaatttgaataaggcgattctgttttattttcaaatagaCAGTTTGCTAAAAGCAGAAACAGCTCATCTTGAAACTGATTCATCCTTtacattaagttgttttttcccccgCTTTACCTGTTTTCATTattcctctcttcttcttctatcCCAACCACACGCATAACAGCGTTAACAAGCGGCTGATACTCATAGATGATCCGTCGGAACCCATGGAGGAAAGGCATGGCTCCTCCACCGTTTACACCTCTACGTGCCAGAGACAGAAAACGTCCACAATAAGTGGAAACTGGcttaaaatgtgttcaaaaagCAGGTAAATTagtattttacaaagaaaagacTTAAGGCAAATATGTGTGCTGTCAAAAACAATCGTTAGCTTCATGTCAACGCGAGTTGGAGTTCATTAGCACTATCATTTAGCTGTCTTATACACGGCTAAAACTacagctagcattagcattcgaGCCAGAAATCCTGGCTAAACTTATTTACATGCTGACTTTATTCATAGAAAGTATTCTACATTACCTAAAGCAAAAGAAGTTGATGCAATATCCCACTGAGCGCTGAACTAATGGCACCagttgtttaattttcaaaacagGAAGCTTCCCACACGCCCCAAACAGTCCCACCTTGATTTAGTCCCCATTTACCACGAGACTCACCAAGGTTCCGCCGTCATTAATACTAAAAGAGGCTAAAAAATGAAACGCATGTGAACAGGTgagaatatatttatattgttttatatctgTCCACAATAGactatttcctgttttatttaagagaaaagtaaaaaaaaaacaacattttggtCAGTAATAGTTTGTCACCTAACCACAAGCCGTGCACTCAATGCTTTGTGGTTTACCTGCAGAGATGACCATCGAGCTACTGTAGTGTTGAGGtatggaaaaaaagtaaaatactgtAGATTAAATTCACTGTCAATGTGCCTGTGAAGTGAATGGTGTCAGTATGAGGTATTACCAAGAAAATTATGCACTTATATCTCATATGGAAGTGCAATATTgataacattatttaaaatgctgaCTATAAAGTATATAATAGTGCTATTTACACCGTTTATTATTTGTGATTGTTTCTACGCAGACATAaccaacatatttaattttcataattttggtaggcttttcaagtttttattctCAGAAAATGTTACACCTTTTTGCTGTCTGGCTCTTCCAGTACTGGTAGCCAAATTGCAGTGAAACATAACGCTAATAGCTTGCTACTGGTGGTTTTCAAATATTACATGACCATTATAAGATTGATGGGTGACATTTAATTTGAAGGGCATGCCTGcctgtttttgcaaaaaaaaaaaagaaacaaatagattaaaaaaataaaataaaataactggaGAGCCATCAAGTTATTCTCTGACACCTTCAGAAAACTTTAGCAAATGTTAAGCAATTTAAGAAGAACCTTAATGGTTCTTAAGGTTCTTCTTTAAGAAGAACCTTAGCACAGACATTATTTGCCATCCATTTTGAAATAATCCATGACTAAAAAGTCTATGAATGCAatggatatttttgtttaaaaataggATTTTGCTATCCAAAAGTTACTGAATTGCCTATGTGTTTATGTTAGTATTTTACTATGCAGAGTTAGCTTAAATTCCATATTTCATAGTACATAATTTAGTGCcacattttctgccttttctttaCCCAATCGCAGTAAAACAAGCCACCAAATATACACTATTTGGATAGTTAATGATGAGCAGCAATTAGTTTTGCAAAACCAGTGCGAACAGTTGGTGGTGAGAAggagttttctgatttttttttctttctggcaaCTACTTCACTTTGCCACCAGCATCTGGTTTCCAGCACTTGCTTTTGTCCTGCTCAtcaaaaaaagaagggaaaaaagtgGTGTTACGGGATTTTGTGACAGATGGCTCGCTTTGAAAGCTACTGTGAAATGTTGCCTTTtgagttgtaattttttttttgcatttgtgggtgtatttttaattgctgACTATGGAAATGAGCATATGCCGTGGGAAAACTCTGATGCCCGTTTGCTGATGAGGAATATcatttggatggatggatggatgtggatggatggatggatggatggatggatggatggatggatggagataaatCAGTTGCATTGACTTCAGCACATAAAACTTCAGCATGCTGTATAAACGTCGTCTGTAGGTGGCAGTGTTGCTGCGTCAACATCCCGACTGTGTCTGGAATCTGTCTTTCCCAGCTGTTATTACTCAGCACAGACATCAGCAAATGGGTTTATGTGTGCAAGAAAGCGGACCTAACCCATCATGTAAATGTGACCGTGCTGCTGAAtcacaaacaagcaaaactgCTTGAATTTATTCGGGACACTGGCAATTCCCCTTCTGGAGTGGAAAGCAGAACTCAGTAGTTTAATCAAAGTCTGATTAGTactaattttatcatttttaagaCAATTACACGACCAAGTAACCTGATTGATAAAGCGATGCTCCCATAATGCAAGCAATCTGGGGTGTAGTCAGTGAAACTATTTTccaaacacatttcatttagCTGCAATTTTCAAACTCTTGAATAATCTGCTTAACCTTTCCTTTCACAAAACTGCAGGTGATAGGTTCTCAAGTTCTTTGCACACATACACCTCTCAGGGTTCCCCAGTGAAGCAGACAATCTCTCTTTCCCACCATCACCATGTGGGCACAGGAGTGAGCAGTTTCTTGTTAGATGACAAGAACAGCAGGTTGCCCAGCACATCCAGCATTGGaccatgaaaaagaaaagtgtattCCAGCTGCAGGGCTCCCTCCAAGGTCTTATGCTTGGCATTAAAACAAGTTCTCGGGGAGGTTTGCAGGGCTCGCTGTGACTCAGCGAGTGTCCGTGTTGTTCACAAAGCTCTGCGTTTCAAGTCCCTGCAGGcgtcagaaatgtaaaataaagaactgCCGCTGGTGAAATAGTTGTCATTTGAATCTGTTGAGctgttttggtgttttatcCATTTGTTTCTTGAATTGCATATTGAGCTCCAAACTGACCCCTGGGAAACAAAATATGTGAACGCCAATATGTCACAAGAGCTAACAAAAGTTATTGAACCGTTAAcagatttcttctatttttgcttttttgtcactcTTGAATGTGTCGAGAGTGTCTCAACAAACTAATTTGATATCAGATAGAGGTAGCCTGAACAAGTACAAAAAAgtgcagttttcaaattaacAAAAGCTACTTGAACTCATTTGAAAAGTAGCTGTCCCTTGGGCCTAATAACTGATTGTTCTACCCTTAGTGGAGTATTTGCAACAACTGGCCAttgaaattgaattgaatttattatTACTAAATTTTACTCTTTGTAGAATTGTTCTAATTCAGGGACAGCAGTTTTTTACTGTGTGCATGATGTTCTTCTTGTGAAACGATGTGTTTCAAGCCAGCCATTGTGACGCAAGTCTTccaaaaatgttcactttaGTCTTTCCAGGCCTCAGAATATTTTTCCCAGAGTTTTAGGGATCATCGAGATGTTTTTTGGCAAATATGAAACAGGCATTTATGTTGTCTTTGGTCAGCTGTTGTTTTTGGCCTTGGAGGTTTCTCATGGATGCCATTGCTGGTTCTTCTCTTCCTTCTTGCTGATCATAAATACTAACCATAAGTGAGCCAAGTGAGGCCTGCAGTGTGGGGTCAGACGTTGTGAGTTTGTGATATCCTGGATGAGTTGTCAATGTGCTATTGTAATAATTTTGACAGGGAAGGTTTACCACTGTATCATGTTCTCTCCAGTTGTTGGAAATgagtctgtaaaaaaaaaatccacttctCCAAATCCAAGACTATGGTTTTGAGCCAGAAAAGAGTAAAAAGATCTTCTCTGGGTCAGCGATGAGATCCTGTCCCAAGTTGAGAAAttttgttcacgaatgagggaaaaatggagACTGATAGTGCAGAATCTGCAGTGATGCCAGCATTATGCAGGTTTTTCGTGGGGAAGACAGATTCTCACTGCAGTTTGTAGGAGACTAAAAGCTTCAGAAATGGCTTTGTAATTCTCTACAGGGATAACTGTCAATATCGACTTTTTTTCACTTACAACGTCACAAGTTGCTTTCTGAGCTCCTTTAGCATACTTCATGTGTTTAGACAGAttctttttaattgatttttttttattctattggTCTGGCAGTAATCAGGTATGGGTTTGGCTGATGAAAttgaaaaaatgtgatttcaaaCTGAGCTCATGATTAAACCAAAGGGTATGGCTAATTTTTAACATAAAGCTAGGCTGGTATGGAcagcctttttttccccccatataAATGAATCATAATTTAAGACAGCTTTTCTATTTACTAATGTTATATTTGCCTGATATTGTAATGTATTTAATAATCTGACACATTTACGCTaacaaataagcaaaaacaaatctgcaaagGGTGAATATTGTTGCATTGAAACAGTAATGCAACCTTTCTCAGTACAGGAGGTGATCTCCTCAAATGAAAGATTCGTATTAAGGAGGAGTAGGGG
The genomic region above belongs to Xiphophorus maculatus strain JP 163 A chromosome 12, X_maculatus-5.0-male, whole genome shotgun sequence and contains:
- the asb6 gene encoding ankyrin repeat and SOCS box protein 6 codes for the protein MPFLHGFRRIIYEYQPLVNAVMRVVGIEEEERNNENSPEEESSRCSSLVELLQQESQSEVFLEGISYALFKVAERGLVYAAKILLRYGADINFEDPVSYYNPLHIAVLRNRPDMVRLLVGHGADIEKRDRIHESSPLDLASEESERLPCLITLLDLGADVNSRDKHGKTPLLHALASSDGLTVHNTENIRLLLERGADVNAATVDGETVESSLVFLVTEALDASAEDAAEIGKFCLKATQLLLSHGVDPSCCMNEDGDSSLMQTSLEHFDLLFPLAVLLIQSGASLVCSHHSSSCWSGYSLLFQRLQTALLRCTDQSHAAELLEQAEMLLDLARVNVPTLNLPSKVELPVANLDSHPYAQALIGLHNRVVEREGSPPPLRCLCRAFIRSFLQPWPLVDRVKALPLPDRLKEFLLPELTYTPKAGWACFKPQHTQG